In a genomic window of Nodosilinea sp. E11:
- a CDS encoding BamA/TamA family outer membrane protein: protein MRVSPSYLLAALATSGLMGLMAAPAQANPAAAVESAPESGSSQTSDSDLSASTLVVPEAGSASSLSSDPAATLDFGRLQPEFSASPVAETLQGAIDDYRTVEAGESNASAPAATPTPSTDLWPRASTQLSQTPSTQRDISPEEAQRIIDGAVQRRSQPQPAPAQQPAPVTEPAPAAPPADPAPTPPAAEAEEPRVLVAEVQVVAGRGDLDPALENLVYSVIDTQAGRTTTRTQLQQDINSIFATGFFADVDARPEDTDLGVRVTFLVQPNPVLTDVRVQGNDVLPQTVVDDIFADQRGQIINLIDFQEGILQLNQWYQDQGYVLAQVVAAPQVSPQGVVTLEVAEGVIESIEVRYINELGQSVDDDGNPVQGRTRPFIITREFETQPGDVFNQAQIERDFQRVFGLQIFEDVIPGLEPAPNDPRQVTVIVNVAERNTGSVAAGLGFNFTGDLFGTVSFRQDNFGGNNQKFSAEAQLSTRDILFDIAFTDPWIAGDPFRTSYTATAFARLANNLNFEGGPTPINLINGDQARIRRLGSGITFSRPFDNGWTVAVGTLIQNVSARDGGGRVNSVDAAGNPLTASSGGVDDLWTFPLSATLDRRNDVFNPTSGSILRLNAEQSIPLGRGSIFMNRLRGSYSYYIPLSLLNFSEGPQALALNAQLGTIVGDVPPYEAFALGGTNSIRGYDEGEVGSGRSYAQITAEYRFPLFSFLGGALFLDFGTDLGSGNAVPGAPGPSRGKPGSGIGYGAGVRLSTPLGPLRVDYGFNDQGQGRIHFGFGERF, encoded by the coding sequence ATGCGGGTATCTCCTAGTTATTTATTGGCAGCTTTGGCCACATCAGGGCTAATGGGGCTGATGGCAGCTCCGGCCCAGGCCAACCCAGCCGCCGCTGTAGAATCAGCCCCTGAGTCTGGTTCATCCCAGACTAGCGACTCCGACCTCAGTGCCTCAACCCTGGTAGTTCCAGAAGCAGGTTCAGCCTCAAGTCTATCCAGTGACCCAGCGGCCACCCTCGACTTCGGACGCTTGCAGCCCGAGTTTAGCGCCAGTCCCGTGGCCGAAACCCTGCAAGGTGCGATCGACGATTACCGCACGGTCGAGGCTGGCGAGAGTAACGCCAGTGCTCCAGCGGCTACGCCAACCCCCTCCACTGACCTCTGGCCTAGGGCTAGCACCCAGCTGAGCCAAACCCCCAGCACCCAGCGCGACATTTCGCCCGAAGAAGCGCAGCGCATTATCGATGGGGCCGTACAGCGCCGCAGTCAGCCGCAGCCAGCCCCAGCCCAGCAGCCGGCCCCGGTCACCGAACCAGCGCCCGCTGCCCCCCCCGCTGACCCAGCTCCCACCCCACCGGCGGCAGAAGCCGAAGAGCCTCGGGTGCTGGTGGCCGAAGTGCAGGTAGTAGCAGGCCGAGGCGATCTCGACCCCGCCCTCGAAAATCTGGTTTACAGCGTAATTGACACCCAGGCCGGGCGCACCACCACCCGCACCCAGCTCCAGCAAGACATCAACAGCATCTTTGCCACAGGTTTCTTTGCCGACGTTGATGCCCGTCCCGAAGACACCGACTTAGGGGTGCGGGTCACCTTTCTAGTGCAGCCCAACCCTGTACTTACCGATGTGCGAGTGCAGGGCAATGACGTATTACCCCAAACCGTCGTTGATGACATTTTTGCCGACCAACGGGGTCAAATCATCAACCTGATTGATTTTCAAGAAGGCATCTTACAACTTAACCAGTGGTACCAAGACCAGGGTTACGTGCTGGCGCAAGTTGTTGCGGCCCCTCAGGTTTCGCCCCAGGGGGTGGTCACCCTAGAGGTAGCCGAAGGGGTGATTGAAAGCATTGAAGTGCGCTACATCAATGAATTGGGGCAGTCGGTTGACGACGATGGCAACCCGGTACAGGGGCGCACAAGGCCCTTTATTATCACCCGTGAGTTTGAAACTCAACCGGGCGATGTCTTCAACCAGGCTCAGATTGAGCGTGACTTTCAGCGGGTGTTTGGGCTACAGATTTTTGAAGACGTCATTCCGGGGCTAGAGCCTGCTCCCAACGACCCCCGCCAAGTTACCGTCATTGTCAACGTCGCTGAGCGCAACACCGGCTCTGTAGCGGCCGGTCTAGGCTTCAACTTCACGGGCGACTTATTTGGTACCGTTAGCTTCCGCCAAGACAACTTTGGCGGCAACAACCAAAAGTTCAGTGCAGAGGCTCAGCTCAGCACCCGCGATATTCTGTTTGACATTGCCTTTACCGATCCCTGGATTGCGGGCGACCCCTTCCGCACCTCCTACACGGCTACGGCCTTTGCCCGGTTGGCCAACAACCTCAACTTTGAGGGCGGCCCCACCCCAATCAACCTGATCAACGGTGACCAAGCGCGAATTCGCCGCCTTGGCAGTGGCATCACCTTTAGCCGCCCCTTTGACAACGGCTGGACGGTGGCGGTGGGCACCCTGATTCAAAACGTGTCGGCCCGCGATGGTGGGGGTAGGGTCAACTCGGTGGATGCTGCCGGGAACCCCCTCACCGCTAGCAGCGGCGGGGTAGACGACCTGTGGACCTTCCCCCTCAGCGCCACCCTCGATCGCCGCAACGATGTGTTTAATCCGACCAGCGGCAGCATTTTGCGCCTCAATGCAGAGCAGTCAATCCCCCTGGGGCGCGGCAGCATCTTTATGAACCGACTGCGGGGTAGCTATAGCTATTACATTCCCCTCAGTCTGCTGAACTTTTCTGAGGGTCCCCAAGCCCTGGCCCTCAATGCCCAGTTGGGCACCATTGTGGGCGATGTACCCCCCTACGAGGCCTTTGCCCTGGGCGGCACTAACTCCATTCGGGGCTACGATGAAGGGGAAGTGGGCAGTGGTCGTAGCTACGCTCAGATCACCGCCGAGTACCGGTTCCCGCTATTCTCCTTCTTAGGCGGGGCGCTGTTTTTAGACTTTGGCACTGACCTAGGCAGCGGCAATGCCGTGCCTGGGGCTCCAGGGCCTTCTCGGGGCAAACCCGGCAGCGGCATTGGCTACGGAGCAGGGGTTCGTCTGTCGACGCCCCTAGGACCTCTACGGGTTGACTATGGCTTTAATGACCAAGGGCAAGGCCGCATTCACTTCGGCTTTGGGGAGCGCTTCTAA
- the purC gene encoding phosphoribosylaminoimidazolesuccinocarboxamide synthase, with translation MSGPSPNAPFGEKLYEGKAKIIYATDDPAVLVTYFKDDATAFNAQKRGQIVDKGPINCAISTYLFRQLEAAGIATHWLETTGDRTMQVKALTIIPLEVVVRNLAAGSLCKQTGLPLGQRLEPPLVEFYYKNDDLGDPLLTGDRIRAMAIATEEQIATLRRLALSINQVLTDFFQGCAITLVDFKLEFGLDAQGQILLGDEISPDTCRLWDQSTDDEAQRVLDKDRFRQDLGQVEAAYQRVLDKVAAQSTKN, from the coding sequence ATGTCTGGCCCTTCCCCCAACGCCCCCTTCGGCGAAAAACTCTACGAAGGCAAGGCCAAAATCATTTATGCCACCGACGACCCGGCGGTGCTAGTCACCTACTTTAAAGACGATGCCACCGCCTTTAATGCCCAAAAGCGGGGCCAAATTGTCGACAAGGGGCCGATCAACTGCGCCATCTCCACCTATTTATTTAGGCAGCTAGAGGCGGCGGGCATTGCCACCCACTGGCTCGAAACCACGGGCGATCGCACTATGCAGGTCAAGGCCCTCACCATCATTCCCCTAGAGGTGGTGGTGCGAAATCTGGCGGCGGGCAGCCTGTGCAAACAGACTGGCCTGCCCCTGGGCCAGCGCCTAGAGCCACCCCTGGTGGAGTTCTACTATAAAAACGACGACCTGGGCGACCCGCTGCTGACGGGCGATCGCATTCGCGCCATGGCGATCGCCACCGAGGAACAGATTGCCACCCTGCGCCGTCTTGCCCTCAGCATCAATCAAGTGTTAACGGATTTCTTCCAGGGCTGTGCCATTACCCTAGTCGACTTCAAGCTAGAGTTTGGCCTCGATGCCCAGGGGCAGATTCTGCTGGGGGACGAAATTAGCCCCGACACCTGTCGCCTGTGGGATCAATCCACCGACGACGAAGCCCAGCGGGTGCTCGACAAAGATCGTTTTCGGCAAGATTTAGGCCAGGTAGAAGCTGCCTATCAACGGGTGCTCGACAAGGTGGCGGCACAATCGACCAAGAATTAG
- a CDS encoding LL-diaminopimelate aminotransferase produces MATINDNYLKLKAGYLFPEIARRVAAFAEAHPDAPIIKLGIGDVTEPLPEACRTAMVKAVEDMGDRDHFKGYGPEQGYLWLREKIAQHDFQSRGCDIDASEIFISDGSKCDCGNILDIFGDNNTIAVTDPVYPVYVDTNVMAGHTGPANDNGEYGGLTYLPISAENAFTASIPNDKVDLIYLCFPNNPTGAVATKEHLQAWVNYARAHGSIILFDAAYEAFITDPTIPHSIYEIEGARDCAIEFRSFSKNAGFTGTRCALTVVPKTLMGKAADGSLVALHGLWNRRQSTKFNGVSYIVQRGAEAVYSPEGQAQTKALIDFYMENARIIREQLTAAGIAVYGGVNAPYVWVKTPNDLSSWDFFDKLLHNCHVVGTPGSGFGAAGEGYFRISAFNSRDNVNEAMRRVTEKFRV; encoded by the coding sequence ATGGCCACCATTAACGACAACTACTTGAAGCTCAAGGCGGGCTACCTGTTTCCTGAAATTGCTCGCCGGGTTGCCGCCTTTGCCGAGGCCCATCCCGACGCACCGATTATCAAGTTGGGCATTGGCGATGTGACCGAGCCTCTGCCCGAGGCCTGCCGCACCGCCATGGTCAAGGCCGTGGAAGACATGGGCGATCGCGACCATTTCAAAGGCTACGGCCCCGAGCAGGGCTACCTGTGGCTGCGCGAAAAAATTGCTCAGCACGATTTTCAAAGCCGGGGCTGCGACATTGACGCCAGCGAGATCTTTATCTCCGACGGCTCTAAGTGCGACTGCGGCAACATCTTAGATATCTTTGGCGATAACAACACCATCGCCGTGACCGACCCGGTCTACCCCGTCTACGTAGACACCAACGTGATGGCAGGCCACACCGGCCCCGCTAATGACAATGGCGAGTACGGCGGCCTCACCTACCTGCCGATCAGCGCTGAGAATGCTTTCACCGCCAGCATCCCCAACGACAAAGTAGACCTGATCTACCTCTGCTTCCCCAACAACCCCACCGGGGCGGTGGCCACTAAAGAGCACCTGCAGGCCTGGGTCAACTACGCCCGCGCTCACGGCTCGATCATTCTGTTCGACGCCGCCTACGAAGCCTTCATCACCGACCCCACCATTCCCCACTCGATCTACGAGATCGAAGGAGCGCGGGACTGTGCGATCGAGTTTCGCTCCTTTTCTAAAAATGCGGGCTTTACCGGCACCCGCTGCGCCCTCACTGTAGTGCCCAAAACCCTGATGGGCAAGGCTGCCGACGGCAGCCTTGTCGCTCTCCACGGCCTGTGGAACCGTCGCCAGTCCACCAAGTTCAACGGCGTGTCGTATATTGTGCAGCGAGGAGCCGAGGCGGTCTATTCGCCCGAGGGCCAGGCCCAGACCAAAGCGCTGATCGACTTTTACATGGAGAACGCCCGCATTATTCGCGAGCAGCTCACCGCCGCTGGCATTGCCGTCTACGGCGGCGTCAACGCCCCCTACGTCTGGGTCAAAACCCCCAACGACCTCAGCAGCTGGGACTTTTTTGACAAGCTGCTGCACAACTGCCACGTGGTCGGCACCCCCGGCTCGGGCTTTGGCGCAGCGGGCGAAGGCTACTTCCGCATTTCGGCCTTTAACAGCCGCGACAACGTCAACGAAGCCATGCGCCGCGTCACCGAAAAATTCCGGGTGTAG
- the hisG gene encoding ATP phosphoribosyltransferase, with translation MLTIALPKGGMLKDSIRLLQAVGLDFSLFQDSANRQLQITDPTGQAKGLLVRAQDVPVYVEYGQAQLGMVGYDVLREKKPAVAHLADLGFGGCRLSVAVKTTSPYRSALDLPAHSRVASKYVNCARDYFQSLDLPVEIVPLYGSVELGPITGMSEAIVDLVSTGKTLKENNLMELEVLYHSTARLIAHPLSYRVNPYGLKDLIDRLREQAEAVAV, from the coding sequence ATGCTCACCATCGCGCTGCCCAAGGGCGGCATGTTAAAAGACAGCATTCGCCTGCTGCAAGCCGTTGGCCTCGACTTTAGCCTGTTTCAAGACAGCGCCAACCGCCAGCTGCAAATCACCGACCCCACGGGCCAGGCCAAAGGACTGCTGGTGCGCGCCCAGGATGTGCCCGTGTACGTAGAGTACGGTCAGGCCCAGCTGGGTATGGTCGGCTACGACGTGCTGCGCGAGAAAAAGCCTGCCGTAGCCCACCTGGCCGACCTGGGCTTTGGTGGCTGCCGGTTATCGGTGGCCGTTAAGACCACCAGCCCCTACCGCTCGGCGCTGGATCTGCCCGCCCACAGCCGGGTGGCCTCTAAATACGTCAACTGCGCCCGCGACTACTTCCAAAGTCTGGATCTGCCGGTGGAAATTGTGCCGCTCTACGGCTCGGTGGAGTTAGGGCCGATTACCGGCATGTCGGAGGCGATCGTTGACCTGGTGTCTACCGGCAAAACCCTAAAGGAAAACAACCTGATGGAGCTGGAAGTGCTCTACCACAGCACCGCCCGACTGATTGCCCACCCGCTGAGCTATCGGGTTAACCCCTACGGCCTAAAAGATTTAATCGATCGCCTGCGTGAGCAAGCCGAAGCCGTAGCGGTGTAG
- a CDS encoding MFS transporter, translating to MNIGFFGIQFGWGLQMANTSAIFEHLGADADQIPILWLAAPLTGLIVQPIIGNLSDNTWGLLGRRRPYFLIGAIFGSLALLLLPNAGSLWMAVGLLWILDTAANISMEPFRAFVSDLLSPRQRTQGFAMQSLFIGLGAVLASALPWLLSNIFQVQASTANDVPLAVKISFYTGATFFLGTVLWTVFTTAERPPRDMEVFREQQERRLGIGATGREIVTALRQMPATMRQLAWVQAFSWLGMYCVFLYFPTAVAHNLFGAADEASALYSQGIEWAGICIAAYNAVCFGVSFLLPRLAAATSRPVAHALCLTCGGLGLISLWFVPSPRWLLLPMVGLGVAWSSILSLPYAMLAGALPARRGGIYMGIFNMFIVLPEIMISLGLGWLMAHVLDNNRLLAVALGGVCLLIAVPLTLRVKEATPQPAVQATIQPALESEVVSQ from the coding sequence ATGAACATTGGCTTCTTTGGCATTCAGTTTGGCTGGGGGCTGCAAATGGCCAATACCAGCGCCATCTTTGAGCACCTGGGGGCCGACGCCGATCAAATTCCAATTTTGTGGTTAGCGGCTCCCCTCACCGGCCTAATCGTCCAACCGATCATCGGCAATCTCAGCGACAACACCTGGGGGCTGTTAGGTCGTCGTCGTCCTTACTTTTTGATTGGAGCCATCTTCGGCTCTCTGGCGCTGCTGCTGCTGCCCAACGCCGGCAGTTTGTGGATGGCGGTTGGCTTGCTGTGGATTTTGGATACGGCGGCCAATATCAGCATGGAGCCGTTTCGGGCCTTTGTGAGTGACCTACTTTCCCCGAGGCAGCGTACTCAGGGCTTTGCTATGCAGAGCCTGTTTATTGGCTTGGGGGCGGTGCTGGCCTCTGCCCTGCCGTGGCTGTTGTCGAATATCTTTCAGGTGCAGGCCAGTACAGCTAACGACGTGCCCTTAGCCGTCAAAATTTCGTTTTACACAGGAGCCACCTTCTTTCTGGGCACCGTGCTGTGGACTGTGTTCACCACCGCAGAACGCCCCCCCCGCGACATGGAGGTGTTTCGAGAGCAGCAGGAACGGCGGCTGGGCATTGGTGCCACGGGTCGAGAAATTGTCACTGCCTTGCGGCAAATGCCCGCCACCATGCGGCAGTTGGCCTGGGTGCAGGCCTTTAGCTGGCTGGGGATGTACTGCGTCTTTTTGTATTTTCCGACGGCGGTGGCCCACAACTTGTTTGGCGCGGCTGATGAGGCTTCGGCTCTCTACAGCCAGGGAATTGAGTGGGCAGGTATCTGCATTGCGGCCTACAACGCAGTTTGTTTTGGGGTGTCGTTTTTGCTGCCCCGCCTGGCGGCGGCGACCAGTCGCCCCGTTGCCCACGCGCTCTGTCTTACCTGTGGCGGCCTCGGCCTGATTTCGCTCTGGTTTGTGCCATCGCCCCGTTGGCTGCTGCTGCCGATGGTTGGGTTAGGGGTGGCCTGGTCTAGCATCTTATCGTTGCCCTACGCCATGCTGGCTGGGGCTTTGCCTGCTCGCAGGGGAGGTATTTATATGGGCATTTTCAATATGTTTATTGTGTTGCCCGAGATCATGATCTCCTTGGGGTTGGGGTGGCTAATGGCCCATGTGCTCGACAACAACCGTTTGTTGGCGGTGGCTTTAGGCGGTGTTTGCCTGTTGATTGCGGTGCCCCTAACGCTGCGGGTGAAAGAAGCCACTCCGCAACCTGCGGTTCAAGCGACAATTCAACCTGCGCTTGAATCCGAGGTGGTTTCGCAATAG
- a CDS encoding sodium:solute symporter family protein: MEHSVFSYGIIAFLLGTLGIGVWASQQIKGDSVNFLVAGRGLALPLAAATLMAQSVDSNATLGNTDLASEFGFWAGAALPLGLSLCLFLTGLILAKPMNRMGLITIPDFYRVKYGRTVELVAACIMCVSFSFLLAGNLVAGGYMFQDFLGTSYTGGITLLAVLVLAYTVSGGLFAVAYTDFIQVMIALVGAWALLVYVVANFGITIDPGMGPAAMDQLTAVSSGAAINWASIIALGFGNMVAIDFMARIFAAESPETAQRACFIASAGTLIIGIPFSIIALGAGGILSQAGIVPEGPVLFALLKGVVPPLLGLLVLAAILSASLSTADGAILGTSSVLAHNVLGIRHATAHGAGGDRLLLITRLMAVVITVLGVVLGLRVPQTGVLLLLAFDMSFAGLVVPLLGGLFWAKATRQGALACIAVGSLSRLLMFALMPTMFGVDNTLLYFPNGLFTADFDGFPTLISPLLGLVAFVAVSLLTYKPLSAERQQAKVLEEVRSL; this comes from the coding sequence ATGGAACATAGTGTGTTTTCCTACGGCATCATTGCTTTTTTGCTCGGCACGCTGGGCATTGGGGTGTGGGCCTCTCAACAAATTAAGGGCGATAGCGTCAACTTTTTGGTGGCAGGGCGAGGGCTGGCGCTGCCCCTGGCCGCTGCCACGCTCATGGCGCAGTCGGTCGACTCTAACGCCACTCTGGGCAACACCGATCTCGCTTCAGAGTTTGGCTTTTGGGCGGGGGCAGCGCTACCCCTTGGGCTGTCTCTCTGTCTCTTTTTGACCGGCCTAATTTTGGCCAAGCCCATGAACCGCATGGGGCTCATTACCATCCCCGACTTTTACCGGGTTAAGTATGGCCGCACCGTAGAACTGGTCGCTGCCTGCATTATGTGCGTCAGTTTTTCGTTTTTGCTGGCGGGCAATCTGGTGGCTGGGGGCTATATGTTCCAAGACTTTTTGGGTACCAGCTATACCGGCGGCATTACGCTGCTGGCGGTGCTGGTGCTGGCCTACACCGTCTCGGGTGGGTTGTTTGCCGTCGCCTACACCGACTTTATTCAGGTGATGATTGCCCTGGTGGGAGCCTGGGCCTTGCTTGTTTACGTCGTGGCCAACTTTGGCATTACCATTGACCCCGGCATGGGACCAGCCGCGATGGATCAACTCACCGCCGTGAGTTCTGGGGCAGCGATCAACTGGGCCAGCATCATTGCCCTGGGCTTTGGCAACATGGTGGCGATCGACTTTATGGCCCGCATCTTTGCTGCCGAAAGCCCAGAAACGGCCCAGCGGGCCTGCTTTATTGCCTCGGCTGGCACGTTAATTATTGGCATCCCGTTCTCAATCATTGCCCTGGGGGCTGGGGGTATTCTCTCTCAGGCGGGCATTGTGCCCGAGGGGCCAGTGCTGTTTGCCCTGCTAAAAGGGGTGGTGCCGCCCCTGCTGGGGCTATTGGTGCTAGCGGCGATTTTGTCGGCCTCACTGTCTACCGCCGACGGCGCAATTTTGGGCACCTCGTCGGTGCTGGCCCACAATGTGCTGGGCATTCGCCATGCCACGGCCCATGGGGCAGGGGGCGATCGCCTGCTGCTGATCACCCGCCTGATGGCCGTAGTCATCACGGTGCTGGGGGTAGTGCTGGGCCTGCGGGTGCCCCAAACCGGAGTGCTGCTGCTGCTGGCCTTTGACATGAGCTTTGCCGGACTGGTGGTGCCGCTGCTAGGTGGCCTGTTTTGGGCTAAGGCAACCCGGCAGGGGGCGCTGGCCTGTATTGCGGTGGGGTCGCTGTCGCGCCTGCTGATGTTTGCGCTGATGCCAACTATGTTTGGGGTCGATAACACGCTGCTGTACTTCCCCAACGGCCTGTTTACCGCCGATTTTGACGGCTTCCCCACACTGATTAGCCCGCTGCTGGGGCTGGTGGCCTTTGTGGCGGTGTCGCTCCTCACCTACAAGCCGCTCAGCGCTGAGCGACAGCAGGCCAAGGTGCTAGAAGAGGTGCGATCGCTCTAG
- a CDS encoding DUF981 domain-containing protein, which translates to MFINYITLMLINMAAGLVLLADFVYRGLDGANQKRWIPGFGLVGAIALVTGLPMIWTWPVIGSFNISFGETTVLFGGLYVAAAIAIAQGWDLLSLAVYAFFAGLTSIVIGLRIVNLGQTLQPLVAGLGFGLTGLGGVLAAPTLTYLRYNKSWRTAGAVVLLLAALVWAIIGYRAYWGHLESFGDWQPPVMRVDP; encoded by the coding sequence ATGTTCATCAACTACATCACCCTCATGCTGATCAATATGGCAGCGGGGCTGGTGCTGCTGGCCGACTTTGTCTATCGCGGGCTAGATGGAGCCAACCAAAAACGCTGGATACCGGGCTTTGGCCTGGTAGGAGCGATCGCCCTGGTCACTGGGCTGCCCATGATCTGGACCTGGCCTGTAATTGGCAGCTTTAATATTTCCTTTGGCGAAACCACCGTGTTGTTTGGCGGGCTCTATGTGGCGGCGGCGATCGCGATCGCCCAGGGCTGGGATTTGCTCTCGCTGGCGGTCTATGCCTTTTTCGCAGGGCTGACTTCCATTGTCATTGGCCTGCGGATTGTCAATTTAGGGCAAACCCTACAGCCCCTGGTCGCGGGGCTAGGCTTTGGGTTGACGGGCTTGGGTGGGGTGCTAGCGGCCCCTACTCTGACCTATCTTCGCTACAACAAGAGCTGGCGTACAGCGGGGGCGGTGGTGCTACTGCTGGCCGCGCTAGTGTGGGCGATCATTGGTTATCGCGCCTACTGGGGGCACCTGGAGAGCTTCGGTGATTGGCAGCCGCCAGTGATGCGCGTCGATCCCTAG